A stretch of Gallus gallus isolate bGalGal1 chromosome 2, bGalGal1.mat.broiler.GRCg7b, whole genome shotgun sequence DNA encodes these proteins:
- the CHRAC1 gene encoding chromatin accessibility complex protein 1: protein MAARLSGGENRLVSLPLSRIRVIMKSSPEVSSINQDALFLTAKATELFVQYLASYSYKHGRGKEKNALTYSDLSHTAEECETFQFLADILPKKILASKYLKMLEKEKRGGELGKCDEEDDDEEDDDEAVDEAVGS from the exons ATGGCGGCCAGGTTGAGTGGCGGAGAGAACCGGCTGGTCTCACTGCCCCTGTCGCGCATCCGCGTCATCATGAAGAGCTCGCCGGAGGTCTCCAGCATCAACCAGGACGCGCTTTTCCTCACCGCTAAGGCCACG GAGCTTTTCGTTCAGTATTTGGCGTCGTACTCCTACAAGCACGGCAGAGGCAAGGAGAAGAATGCCCTCACGTACAGTGACCTGTCTCACACTGCAGAAGAGTGCGAAACCTTTCAGTTCCTTGCAG ATATCTTACCAAAGAAAATCCTAGCTAGCAAATACctaaaaatgcttgaaaaagaGAAGCGAGGTGGAGAATTGGGGAAATGTGATGAAGAGGACGATGATGAAGAGGATGATGATGAAGCTGTGGATGAAGCTGTTGGATCTTAA